A window of Deltaproteobacteria bacterium contains these coding sequences:
- a CDS encoding NADH-quinone oxidoreductase subunit M gives MQVIYSDIPFLTLILACCIGAIVVVLLTPSRMTRAIKWVCAVSSAMTLVISLYLFVAYDRAIGGLQFGERVDWIPGLGISYHNAIDGFSAPMLLLTGIVFFTGVLTMWELDVRVKEFFALLVSLVTGVFGMFMALDLFFIFVWYDVSLFPMYLLIVIWGSTKKEYGAMKLMLYLLAGSALILPAIVYLVVASGFTSFDLVALVTEASFSPFQQKFAFFLFYIGFGILAGVWPFHTWSPIGHVAAPTAVSMMHAGVLMKIGAFGILRVGIFLCPQGWQYWAPLMAVLATIGIVYGVFVGLSQTDLKFVIGYSSVSHMGMVGLGLSTVTLDGLNGAVFQMFAHGIMTALFFSTVGYIYDRTHSKQISDLGGLAKVMPVASGYFVLAALTGIGVPCLASFWAELLIFIGTFRAYPLLGIPVICSLVVGALFMLRVVQKTIFGPENQRFSHLKDVSFALGLPRMILAATILIFGFFPFLMYETIQITSMHLLGRLP, from the coding sequence ATGCAAGTGATATATAGCGACATTCCGTTTTTGACATTGATTCTGGCCTGCTGCATTGGCGCCATTGTCGTGGTGCTACTCACGCCCTCCCGCATGACGCGGGCGATCAAATGGGTTTGCGCCGTTTCCTCCGCCATGACGCTTGTCATCTCCCTGTATCTTTTTGTGGCCTACGACAGGGCTATCGGTGGGCTGCAGTTTGGGGAGCGGGTGGACTGGATTCCAGGGCTCGGCATTTCCTACCACAATGCCATCGACGGCTTCAGTGCACCGATGCTGCTTCTAACGGGCATCGTTTTTTTTACAGGGGTCTTGACCATGTGGGAACTGGACGTACGGGTGAAGGAGTTTTTTGCCCTGCTCGTATCACTGGTCACCGGCGTTTTCGGCATGTTCATGGCCCTGGATCTTTTTTTCATCTTCGTGTGGTATGATGTCTCTCTGTTTCCCATGTATCTGCTTATCGTTATATGGGGCAGCACCAAAAAAGAGTATGGCGCCATGAAACTGATGCTCTATCTTCTGGCCGGAAGCGCCTTGATTCTGCCCGCGATTGTCTATCTCGTCGTCGCGTCGGGCTTTACCAGCTTCGATCTGGTGGCTCTGGTGACGGAAGCCTCCTTTTCTCCGTTTCAGCAGAAGTTCGCCTTTTTTCTGTTTTATATCGGATTCGGCATTCTGGCCGGCGTATGGCCCTTTCACACCTGGTCGCCCATTGGCCACGTTGCCGCCCCAACGGCCGTCAGCATGATGCACGCCGGTGTGCTGATGAAAATCGGTGCTTTCGGCATACTGCGGGTCGGCATATTTCTGTGCCCGCAGGGCTGGCAGTACTGGGCGCCTCTGATGGCGGTATTGGCGACCATCGGCATCGTATACGGGGTGTTTGTGGGGCTCAGCCAGACGGACCTGAAGTTCGTTATCGGTTATTCCAGTGTCTCCCACATGGGTATGGTGGGATTGGGGTTGTCCACCGTGACCCTGGACGGCCTGAACGGCGCCGTTTTCCAGATGTTTGCCCATGGCATCATGACGGCCCTGTTTTTTTCCACCGTCGGCTATATCTACGACAGAACACATTCCAAGCAGATCAGCGACCTTGGAGGACTCGCAAAGGTCATGCCTGTTGCCAGCGGCTATTTCGTCCTGGCCGCGCTTACCGGCATCGGTGTCCCCTGCCTGGCCAGTTTCTGGGCCGAGCTGCTGATCTTTATCGGAACCTTCAGGGCCTACCCCCTTCTGGGAATTCCGGTTATCTGTTCCCTGGTCGTCGGTGCCCTTTTCATGCTGAGGGTGGTTCAGAAGACTATCTTCGGCCCTGAAAACCAGCGATTCTCACACCTTAAGGATGTCTCATTTGCACTGGGTCTTCCCAGAATGATTCTAGCGGCAACGATCCTCATTTTCGGCTTTTTCCCATTTTTGATGTACGAGACCATCCAAATTACCTCCATGCATTTGCTGGGCAGGCTGCCATGA
- a CDS encoding NADH-quinone oxidoreductase subunit L, producing MIEANIHTVTFWTVLLASMPPLAAFAAILIFFRGRPKVSAGLSIGAIGLSLLAAAFLLMRYWNMTAPLSHTGQWVCSGDLSISVGFLLDPLNMLMLAVVSTISFLVQVYSLGYMHGDPGFSRYYAYMSLFAWAMICLVLSPTLVQLYIFWELVGLSSYLLIGFWHEKFSASQAGKKAFVMTRLGDVFFLMGILLLLTHIGSPDILLLDKGTPVAGLTPMVAAVGAMLIFGGIIGKSAQFPLMTWLPDAMEGPTPVSALLHSATMVAAGVFLLARLFPFFSQSPSAMMLCLSVGTVSMLMAGTSAIVSRDIKQVLAYSTISQLGFMIMGLAAGGYEAGVFHLTTHAGFKALLFLCAGVLIHRHHTNDIFEIGAKNGRGLSPTIAALFIGGGALSGIWPFSGFFSKEMIMAELAALHNPIWLLAGLAGAFLTAYYTFRMIFIVAFSSASPGATEADHTPLRSVMVGVLGILSAITLVLGFFQDGLRDFLIGGRLAVGTANHGHSPVLLMTALGISVSGVLLAWFEFGRRAAPKTGFVERFPALADFFAQRWYLDRFYRRFIDVVIYRGISFYCTQNDNKIIDGGVHRLAQAAVGVGRRAANWHEALIQARLWVMVGVVLVLLAFFVYQVAI from the coding sequence ATGATCGAAGCCAATATACATACAGTAACTTTTTGGACGGTACTCCTCGCCTCGATGCCCCCCCTGGCGGCGTTCGCGGCCATCTTGATTTTTTTCCGCGGCCGGCCGAAGGTGAGTGCGGGACTGTCCATCGGTGCGATTGGATTGTCCCTTCTGGCGGCAGCGTTTCTTTTGATGCGCTACTGGAACATGACCGCGCCTCTCTCCCACACGGGGCAATGGGTCTGCTCTGGGGATTTGTCCATATCCGTCGGCTTTCTGCTGGACCCTTTAAACATGCTGATGCTGGCCGTCGTCTCAACCATCAGCTTTCTGGTCCAGGTGTATTCATTGGGGTACATGCACGGCGATCCGGGTTTTTCAAGATACTATGCATATATGTCGCTGTTTGCATGGGCGATGATCTGTCTGGTTTTGTCTCCGACATTGGTTCAACTGTATATTTTCTGGGAGCTGGTGGGCTTGTCGTCCTATCTTCTGATCGGGTTTTGGCACGAAAAATTCAGCGCGAGCCAGGCCGGCAAAAAGGCCTTTGTAATGACCCGGCTGGGAGATGTTTTCTTCCTCATGGGCATCCTTCTGCTCTTGACCCATATCGGCAGCCCGGACATTCTTCTGCTCGACAAGGGAACGCCGGTGGCGGGTTTGACGCCGATGGTCGCGGCCGTCGGTGCCATGCTCATTTTCGGCGGCATTATCGGCAAAAGCGCCCAGTTTCCTTTAATGACGTGGCTGCCTGATGCCATGGAAGGCCCCACACCGGTCAGCGCGCTGCTGCACTCCGCCACCATGGTGGCGGCCGGCGTCTTTCTACTTGCCAGGTTGTTTCCGTTTTTCAGTCAATCACCGTCGGCTATGATGCTGTGCCTGTCGGTCGGTACCGTCAGCATGCTGATGGCGGGCACTTCGGCCATCGTTAGCAGGGATATCAAACAGGTGTTGGCTTATTCAACGATCAGCCAACTGGGGTTTATGATCATGGGACTGGCTGCCGGCGGTTATGAGGCCGGCGTCTTTCATTTGACCACCCATGCGGGCTTCAAAGCGCTTTTATTTCTCTGCGCCGGTGTATTGATTCACCGGCATCACACCAATGACATATTTGAAATCGGGGCGAAGAACGGTCGCGGCTTGAGCCCGACGATTGCCGCTCTATTTATCGGGGGAGGGGCGCTTTCCGGGATTTGGCCTTTTTCAGGTTTTTTCAGCAAGGAAATGATCATGGCCGAGCTGGCGGCCCTGCACAACCCGATTTGGTTGCTTGCCGGACTGGCCGGTGCTTTTCTCACGGCGTATTATACCTTTCGCATGATTTTCATCGTCGCCTTCTCATCGGCATCACCCGGCGCAACGGAAGCGGATCACACCCCCCTCCGCAGCGTAATGGTCGGCGTGTTGGGCATACTATCCGCAATTACGCTGGTTCTCGGTTTTTTTCAGGATGGGCTGAGGGACTTTTTGATCGGCGGCCGCCTGGCCGTGGGTACGGCGAATCACGGGCATTCCCCTGTTCTGCTCATGACCGCTTTGGGCATCAGCGTGTCAGGCGTCCTGCTGGCCTGGTTTGAATTCGGCAGGCGCGCTGCACCCAAAACCGGTTTTGTCGAGCGGTTCCCCGCTTTAGCGGACTTTTTTGCCCAGCGTTGGTATCTGGATCGCTTTTATCGCCGGTTCATCGATGTGGTAATATACAGGGGCATTTCGTTTTATTGTACCCAAAACGACAACAAGATCATCGACGGCGGCGTGCATCGGCTTGCGCAGGCCGCAGTGGGCGTGGGCCGACGGGCGGCGAACTGGCACGAGGCGCTCATTCAAGCCAGATTGTGGGTCATGGTCGGTGTCGTTCTGGTTCTGCTGGCTTTTTTTGTTTATCAGGTGGCTATCTAA
- the nuoK gene encoding NADH-quinone oxidoreductase subunit NuoK, which produces MIVPYYHVLLFAGILFGLGVICTLTRRNLIMILLGLEIMLNAGALAFIASGLDAGQIEGQAAVIFVLAVAAAEVSLGLALITTIYRQTGTTDPRCIESDTCELE; this is translated from the coding sequence ATGATCGTTCCCTACTACCACGTGCTGCTTTTTGCAGGGATTTTGTTTGGTCTGGGTGTGATATGCACGTTGACACGCCGCAACCTCATCATGATCTTGCTGGGTCTCGAGATCATGCTCAATGCCGGTGCCCTGGCGTTTATCGCGTCCGGCCTCGATGCCGGTCAAATTGAAGGCCAGGCCGCGGTGATATTCGTTCTGGCGGTGGCGGCCGCGGAAGTTTCTCTGGGTTTGGCGCTGATTACCACCATATATCGCCAAACGGGCACGACCGACCCGCGATGTATCGAATCGGACACCTGCGAACTCGAGTAG
- a CDS encoding NADH-quinone oxidoreductase subunit J: MTPYAVCFYLLAVVIIMTTVMAIACRNMVHTILYLVASFVGTAMMFYLLGAPLPAALEVIIYAGGIMVLFLFIVMMLKIADEKRSGQRAGRFALAGMFGSIAYLSACVLLHLLPGDAGVAMKAAFAEPARYGAFVFHRHWLSIEVISLLLLVVLIGALLLGIGDRLNRRNGKEES; encoded by the coding sequence ATGACACCGTATGCCGTCTGTTTCTATCTGCTGGCGGTTGTCATCATCATGACCACGGTGATGGCCATCGCCTGCCGGAATATGGTGCACACCATCCTGTACCTGGTGGCCTCCTTTGTCGGAACCGCCATGATGTTTTATCTGCTCGGCGCACCGCTGCCGGCTGCACTGGAGGTGATCATCTATGCGGGTGGTATCATGGTGCTGTTTCTGTTCATCGTCATGATGCTTAAAATTGCCGATGAAAAGCGTTCCGGGCAGCGTGCGGGCCGCTTCGCTCTGGCAGGCATGTTCGGCAGCATCGCCTATCTTTCCGCATGCGTGCTGCTTCACCTGCTGCCCGGCGATGCGGGCGTGGCGATGAAGGCGGCCTTCGCCGAACCCGCCAGGTACGGGGCGTTTGTTTTCCACAGGCACTGGCTGTCTATCGAAGTGATCTCCCTGCTGCTTCTGGTGGTGTTGATCGGTGCCCTGCTGCTCGGCATCGGCGACCGTTTAAACCGTCGGAATGGAAAAGAGGAATCATGA
- the nuoI gene encoding NADH-quinone oxidoreductase subunit NuoI has product MLADVGAIGTGFLTTLKFLFKKPFTQEYPEYKRPLPERSRARIVLTRDPDGRERCVACYLCSAVCPVSCISMQAGEDENGRRYAVWFRINFGRCIYCGLCEEACPTSAIQLTPDFENCKRDILSLVFEKKDLLVDHGGKDPDYDYYQHAGVLNRLKGKGDHVGEAPPTNIKTNLP; this is encoded by the coding sequence ATGTTAGCGGATGTCGGGGCCATTGGAACGGGGTTTCTGACGACGCTGAAATTTCTTTTCAAAAAGCCGTTTACCCAGGAATACCCGGAGTACAAACGTCCGCTTCCGGAACGTTCCAGGGCCAGAATCGTTTTGACCAGGGACCCGGACGGTCGAGAGCGGTGCGTGGCATGCTATTTGTGCTCGGCTGTCTGCCCGGTATCCTGTATCTCGATGCAGGCCGGTGAAGATGAAAACGGCCGGCGATACGCGGTCTGGTTCAGAATAAACTTCGGACGCTGCATCTACTGCGGGCTGTGCGAGGAGGCCTGTCCCACATCGGCCATCCAGCTGACTCCCGACTTTGAAAATTGCAAAAGGGATATTCTGTCACTGGTATTCGAAAAAAAGGACCTTCTCGTGGATCATGGCGGCAAGGATCCGGATTACGATTATTATCAACACGCCGGCGTGTTGAACCGGCTGAAGGGCAAGGGTGATCATGTGGGAGAAGCACCCCCCACGAATATCAAGACCAATCTGCCATGA
- the nuoH gene encoding NADH-quinone oxidoreductase subunit NuoH, translated as MILDWMLGFIILLLKLAVVLAAVLALAAYLVLLERRLLGWLQARLGPNRVGPYGLWQPLADGIKLLLKEDVVPSAADRIIFLFAPAVVATTALLIFAVVPFGPDLSFFGHNVPMVVSDINIGMLYVLALSSLGVYGIALGGWASNSKYALLGGIRGVAQMISYELALGLSIVPVVMLAGSFSLVEIVRAQADYPFIVVQPIGFVIFFLASMAESKRIPFDMPEAETELGSSFHTEYSGIRFGLFFLGEYVHMQVLGALMAVLFLGGWRGPILPGPVWLLIKILLVSAIMIWIRGTLPRLRYDQLMNFGWKLLIPLALLNIVITGAVILR; from the coding sequence ATGATATTGGATTGGATGCTCGGATTTATCATTCTGCTGCTCAAGCTGGCTGTCGTTCTGGCCGCGGTTTTGGCCTTGGCGGCTTACCTTGTCCTGCTCGAGCGCAGGCTCCTCGGATGGCTTCAAGCCCGGCTGGGTCCGAATCGTGTCGGTCCTTACGGCCTGTGGCAACCCCTGGCGGACGGCATCAAGCTGCTGTTGAAGGAAGACGTCGTACCATCCGCGGCGGATCGCATCATTTTTCTTTTTGCACCGGCGGTAGTAGCCACCACTGCTTTGTTGATATTTGCGGTGGTCCCCTTCGGGCCCGATCTGTCGTTTTTCGGTCATAACGTGCCGATGGTGGTCTCCGACATCAATATCGGGATGCTTTACGTACTGGCGCTGTCTTCTCTGGGGGTGTACGGCATCGCACTGGGCGGCTGGGCTTCCAACTCGAAATACGCCTTGTTGGGGGGCATTCGAGGGGTGGCCCAGATGATCAGCTATGAGTTGGCTTTGGGGTTGTCCATTGTTCCCGTCGTGATGCTGGCCGGTTCCTTCAGCCTCGTCGAAATCGTCCGGGCCCAGGCGGACTATCCGTTTATCGTCGTTCAACCGATCGGCTTTGTCATCTTTTTTCTGGCATCCATGGCCGAGAGCAAGCGCATACCTTTCGATATGCCCGAAGCCGAAACCGAACTGGGTTCGAGTTTTCACACAGAATACAGCGGCATTCGTTTCGGCCTTTTTTTTCTGGGAGAATATGTCCACATGCAGGTGCTGGGGGCGCTGATGGCGGTGCTCTTCCTGGGGGGATGGCGGGGCCCGATCCTGCCGGGGCCTGTGTGGCTGCTGATAAAAATTCTGCTGGTATCGGCGATCATGATTTGGATTCGGGGAACGCTTCCCCGGCTGCGTTATGACCAGCTCATGAATTTCGGTTGGAAACTGCTGATACCGCTCGCGTTGTTGAATATCGTTATTACCGGAGCCGTCATCCTCCGGTAA
- the nuoG gene encoding NADH-quinone oxidoreductase subunit NuoG, which produces MPELVIDGRKVVVPTGTKVIDAAERLGIVIPRFCYHPALGSVGACRVCAVSVLEGPVKGIKMSCRLDAEDGMVISTTDADAVDFRRHVIEWLMMNHPHDCPVCDEGGHCLLQDLTVSGGHGLRRFRGRKRTYRDQYLGPLIQHEMNRCIQCYRCSRFYQEFAGYHDLGVMGVASRIYFGRYRDGTLKSPFAGNLIDLCPTGVYTDRPSRYTGRQWDFGRHPSICIHCSLGCHLTVNTRYRRIVKQEARLEPEINGHFICDRGRYGFFYADQEDRPRTGRVNREKVTGEQAVALTAQRLDAISQRYGPSSVATLVSPRCSLETLAGTLKLCRDKGWRQPYVGLTRRHLGNVHTVLNCLARNKTLSLEEIETFDRILVVGADPVNEAPMLALSLRQAVRKGADVLCLDPRPLDLPFDFRQIAASPREIHDILEAATSASFEDGNERLLPPIMDGDGGKWAHVQSVLNLVTGGARTAVVCGTDITDHRIIGQCAELAFRLRPRSGLCCTLPGPNAYGAALLTAPDGAVEDLLENIENGGIQALLMVETDPVWDFPDRRRLALAFSRLGFLSAMDYIPLHPANAASAFIPTQTVYESGGIFINHRGRAQHARPVFKGGMPISITGGGDHPPRTFRETVPGSDTCAAWQALDMIGGSEGVFSRQRLLAWLIDAHPELDGIQQLSGDEPLRISAKGPDMEREVRPAPESGASAGTNFEILLTEACFGTECLSHFSPPLQKLAKEPYIWMNAKQAEACGFSGYNSLWITMDSLSLKIKLRRSVKVPEGLVIMPRLSHAEMHMPDMGGRRLGRKQFRGADTRS; this is translated from the coding sequence ATGCCGGAACTTGTCATTGACGGGAGAAAAGTTGTCGTTCCGACCGGGACCAAGGTGATCGATGCAGCCGAACGGCTCGGCATCGTCATACCGAGGTTCTGCTACCATCCGGCGTTGGGATCGGTGGGCGCATGCAGGGTGTGTGCCGTGAGTGTCCTGGAGGGCCCGGTAAAAGGCATCAAGATGAGCTGCCGGCTGGATGCGGAAGACGGCATGGTGATTTCCACAACCGATGCCGACGCCGTCGACTTCAGACGCCATGTCATCGAATGGCTCATGATGAACCATCCCCATGACTGCCCGGTGTGCGACGAAGGCGGGCACTGCCTGCTTCAGGACCTGACCGTGTCCGGCGGGCACGGCCTGCGGCGATTCAGGGGCCGCAAAAGAACCTATCGTGATCAATACCTGGGCCCCCTGATTCAACACGAAATGAATCGCTGTATCCAATGCTACCGTTGTTCGCGATTCTACCAGGAGTTTGCCGGCTACCATGATCTTGGCGTCATGGGCGTTGCCTCGCGCATCTATTTCGGGCGGTATCGGGACGGCACCCTGAAGAGCCCCTTTGCCGGTAACTTGATCGATCTCTGCCCAACCGGTGTCTACACGGATCGGCCCTCCCGCTATACAGGGCGGCAATGGGATTTCGGAAGGCATCCTTCGATATGCATACACTGCAGCCTGGGCTGCCACTTGACCGTCAATACCCGCTATCGTCGGATTGTAAAGCAAGAAGCGCGCCTCGAGCCCGAGATCAACGGCCACTTTATCTGCGATCGGGGGCGATACGGATTTTTCTATGCCGATCAGGAAGACCGGCCGAGGACGGGGCGGGTGAATCGCGAAAAAGTGACCGGGGAACAGGCCGTTGCGCTGACCGCCCAGCGTCTTGACGCCATCAGCCAACGGTACGGGCCTTCTTCGGTGGCAACGCTGGTATCACCCCGATGCAGCCTGGAGACCCTGGCAGGCACGCTGAAGCTATGCCGTGACAAAGGCTGGCGGCAGCCGTACGTGGGATTGACCAGACGGCATCTGGGGAATGTTCACACCGTGCTGAATTGCCTTGCCAGGAACAAAACCTTGTCTCTGGAAGAGATCGAGACATTCGACCGCATCCTGGTTGTCGGCGCGGATCCGGTCAACGAAGCCCCCATGCTGGCGTTATCCTTGCGGCAGGCGGTTCGAAAAGGGGCCGATGTTTTGTGTCTCGATCCGCGACCGTTGGACCTGCCGTTTGATTTCCGGCAAATAGCGGCTTCTCCCCGGGAAATCCACGACATTCTGGAGGCCGCGACATCGGCAAGTTTTGAAGACGGTAACGAGCGTCTGTTGCCGCCGATCATGGACGGTGACGGGGGGAAATGGGCCCACGTGCAATCCGTGTTGAATCTCGTCACCGGAGGCGCGCGTACGGCAGTTGTTTGCGGTACGGACATCACCGATCACCGTATCATAGGGCAGTGTGCCGAACTGGCGTTTCGTTTGCGGCCCCGGTCGGGGTTGTGTTGCACGCTCCCCGGCCCGAATGCCTATGGGGCGGCCCTTTTGACTGCGCCCGACGGCGCCGTTGAAGACCTGCTGGAGAATATAGAAAACGGCGGCATCCAGGCGCTTCTGATGGTGGAAACCGATCCGGTATGGGATTTCCCCGACCGGCGGCGGCTTGCGCTGGCATTCAGCCGCCTCGGCTTTCTATCCGCCATGGATTACATTCCCTTGCATCCGGCAAACGCCGCTTCCGCCTTCATTCCCACCCAGACGGTCTATGAATCCGGTGGTATCTTCATCAATCATCGGGGCCGGGCTCAGCATGCGCGCCCTGTTTTCAAGGGTGGCATGCCCATCAGCATTACCGGGGGGGGAGATCATCCGCCGCGAACGTTTAGAGAAACGGTGCCCGGTAGTGATACGTGTGCCGCCTGGCAAGCATTGGACATGATAGGAGGCAGTGAGGGCGTTTTTTCGCGGCAACGGCTGCTTGCATGGCTGATCGACGCTCATCCCGAATTGGACGGCATCCAGCAACTCTCCGGGGATGAGCCGCTTCGCATCTCCGCCAAAGGGCCGGACATGGAGCGGGAGGTTCGGCCAGCGCCGGAATCAGGGGCGTCTGCCGGCACGAATTTTGAGATACTCTTGACGGAAGCGTGCTTTGGAACCGAATGCCTCTCTCACTTTTCACCCCCCCTTCAGAAACTGGCAAAAGAGCCGTACATCTGGATGAACGCGAAACAGGCGGAGGCGTGTGGATTTTCAGGTTACAACAGCCTGTGGATCACCATGGATTCGCTGTCGTTGAAAATAAAACTGAGGCGTTCCGTCAAAGTGCCTGAGGGCCTTGTCATAATGCCCCGTCTATCCCACGCGGAAATGCACATGCCGGATATGGGGGGAAGGCGGTTAGGCAGAAAACAGTTCAGGGGAGCCGACACACGCTCATGA